The Lathyrus oleraceus cultivar Zhongwan6 chromosome 5, CAAS_Psat_ZW6_1.0, whole genome shotgun sequence genome includes the window aATGTAGTaaggtaccttctcattgttcttcatgttgagattgATTCTCATACTACTTACATagagactgaagcttcaccttaTTCACTGATGCATCATCGTACCAGTGTGTCCCACACAACTTTCACCATCGTCGAGTCACGATTTTCTCAAACACAttcacatccacacactgatggatgtagaacatAGCCTTCTGATCTTTCTCCATCAGATCACACAGAGCATTTCTCTACACATCTGTTGCATTTTCTGGAAGTGCAACCTGAATGTAACCgtcattgacgagatcaagaGCATCTTGAGCTCCAAATAACACACGTATCTGAATCATCCAATGATTCTAGTTTTTGCCATCGAACACTAGAAGTTTGATACTCAAATTACCGTTTTCGTTCACCTTCAACCTTGTGCAATACACTAAGATCTCACCTAAACACAATATTTCCCAATCCCGCGAAATCAAGATATGTGATTCTGATCAGAAATTCAACACGAATTCTCCGAACAGAAATCAATCACACAATGCCTCACCATTTCGCAGGTGTTTCCCGTGGTGTTTCCCTGTGGATTTAAACTAGGCCctgataccaattgttggtgcatgaggtgataaagatgaacaatggaaataagagagagaatagagaataataacaaacttccattattcttaaaatgattaaaaaataGATGCACACACACAGACACTGAACATACTGCAAAAGGAATAAATGCACTATTGTTCACAAcactcacttgcttaaatacaagtgGGACTTAAGTAGAAATACTAAAATACTCTCTAACAAACTTTATCTACAAGTTACTgaaaatgaattaattctaaCAGTTCCTTGTACATGAAAACCGGTGGGAAAAGATTCACAGAGTGATGGTTGTGGAGGAAAACGGTGGTTGGATCTTCTTCTAGTGGTGATTGGGAGTTTAAGGTTTTGGGTCTTATGTTTGTTTACCAAGAAAATTTCCAAAACATGTCCACCTAACTGATTTTCCAACGATATCCATGGCTTTCATGATTGATCtaacctaaaaataaaataaaaatagaaatcGTTAAAATTGCCGATCTGAAAAAGAATGAAGGAAAAACGAAGTTATCGATTAAAGATGTGAGGGAAAGACATGGTTGACTGATATatgaatttatgaaaattttgTTTTGAGAGAGGATAAGAGAGAAGAAATTTTGATGGCCAACCCAAAtttatattataattattttaactTTTGATCCTCTCACTTTTATCACAgtatttattttgttttattaaatttttattataatattttttatgtcTATTAATATTAATGAAAAAAATTGCACATTTCAAAATTTGGACCATCCAATATTTGATGGCTTTTGTGTTCTTTTACTCATGAATGAAATATATTAAAAATTGATGATTAatgaaaattgaaagaaattTATTATTTTAACAAATTGTTAATTAGTGAAAGAAATATTCAATCTCTACAAAATTGAATAATAACAAATGAATGAAAGTAAGTTGTTTTAATgtttttaattattaattaactTAAAGTTTGTATCATTAAAATAAATTTGTTAATAATTGTAAAAACAAAAATAGTATACTATTATAATATTTTCAATATCTCATAGTTGATCTTGTTTTTGTTAACGTTTTTTCAATACAATTTAATAGAAAAGATGGGTAAGACTAACATATGTGTTTTAAAGAACTGAAGTGTAATATTTTTGAATTAATAGATTAAATAGAAACAATAAATTAAGTTAAGGGATTAAAAAATCATTTTAGAATAATATTCTCTCTGTTTTTTTTAAGTGtcaattttttaataatttttttgttcttttttaaTTATCAGTTGCAAAGTTTAAGATatcattaattatatttttatcaTAATTATTCctaaatatttattttaaaaaaaagagaattattatttaaaaattaataataatattatattattaaatgtacaaaatcaaaaaataatacataaaaaatgaacatttaactttttcaaaaaataaaataaaatgaacaattTTGTTTATAAATATCATTAAATTAAAgtttataataaaatatatttcgCAGTTGGTGTGAATGATACTGCGACCAAAGAAGACCAACTCCGGTGCTCCCACACTGCCGGCGATGGCGAAGAACCGAAGCTCCAAAGCTACCATTCTCTTGATCTTCATCTCCTTCATAGCTTTCTGTGCCTTTGTAATCGTTCCTGTTTTCGCTCCACTTCCTTCCATTCAATCTCGCCATCACGCTCATCATTCTCATCCCAAAAAAGTACATTCCTTTACTCTTTTCCCGCCAGAATTACTTTTCTTACTTTCATATAGTTTCTCGGTGTTTATCGTCAATTAACTCTCTATTTTTGATATCTGAACTATAGGTTTGTTAAATGCTATGGTCAACAGAAATAAATTAATCTGAACAAATAATAATAGTTAGTTTTTGCAATAATTTTTAGGTTTTCTTACCAAATTGCTAGGAGAATTAAGAATGGAGTGATTGTAGTTGCTATAAACTGTTCTTCTTGTTGAATGAGTGATACTGGGACTGTTACtaaaaatatgtttgatttttaACTGTTTTTAAATGTGTcatgtattattattattataattttttatattttttcatTTTGAGGTAACTTGATCTATAGTTTGTTTGATGTTTTCTAACTTAGGTCCTCTGCAATTGTTTTAATCAGGTCCATAGGAAGTTTGAGATTGCAGATGATATGTTTTGGAAAGATGGCGAACCTTTTCGGATCATTGGTGGTGACTTGCATTATTTTCGAGTGCATCCGGAGGTACACATCTTGCTAACATGTATTAATTTTGTTAGACGGATTTTTGAAAACTGTCCATACTCCATAGTGTGCAGATCGTAATTGTATGGTTGTCAATGACAATACTATTGCATTTTTGGTTCTTTTCATGTATTTTACGTACATACTCACCGGCATTTTGAAGTGATGGGACACAAGTGAATTCCTAAAGGAGGATTAGTAACTTTTTGAAAGAATATTTGCCTGCTAATTTACAAGTCAGTAGGAGTCAATATGCTTTGAATTTATTCCCATACGAAGACACCGTTAGAAATGGTGGAAATTTTGCAATCATTATAAGCATCATAGATATCTTGGTTCAACTATGTTCTGCTATGAAGGTCTTTTAATCAGATTGTTGCTTCTTTAACCGTTCTTCATGAGGATAGAACTAGATATAGACTTCAAAAATAATTGGCTATGAAAATTTGCGCATGCATTCAAACTTCTGTACTATATTTGAAATGACCAATTTCTTAGAAAAGTTGGCTTGTAGTCAAATTCTTTCTACAGTCTTTCTTACATTAGAATTCAGACATACTAACTGTAGTGTTAAAGCATAACAAGAAAGTGGAGCTAGCTGTGGTTGCACCTGGCACCTCTTGTAATCTTCCTATCTTCCTCATAAGGATAAAACAGATTGATGAATGAAGTCTGCGCCGTTATTCTTTTGGACATCATAAGTAATTTATTTTAAACGCTTTCATATGGTGATACTATTTTCCTTCTAATTTGCAGTATTGGGAAGATAGACTGTTAAAAGCCAAGGCATTGGGCTTGAACACAATTCAGACGTATGTTCCTTGGAATTTGCATGAACCAACACCGGGAAAGCTTGTTTTTGAGGGTTTTGCAGATATTGAATCATTCCTAAACCTTTGTCACAAACTCGATCTTCTTGTGATGGTTCGACCTGGACCATACATATGTGCAGGTTAGCTCTCCCATAACCTAAGCAAATACCTAGTTTCTCTCTTTACCATTTAAGCTTTTAGTTTCTTTGGTAAAATATAATTTGCTGGTTTTCATGTATGCCATGTTAGCGGATAATGTAATTTTGTTATGTCCTCTCTTAGATTTGTGTATTTCTTATAACAAGAAAGCAGTATTATAAGCCCTTATTATCCTGCAAAGTTCTGTGAAGCTAGATTTTCTAAAATTCATTTGATGGTTGTACATAAAGAATGATATTTTTAAATTTTCCCACTGATTTTTCTATTCAGTACTAGTATCTAACCAGATTTTATGGCATATTATAATTACATTAGATTCACTTGCTTAAATTTAGAGTAATATTTAAGAAATCTTAATTTGAAATTGTAAACCACATTTCTCCATACTCAACCATCCAGTTTGAGGTGATTGGGCTAAATAATTTAACAGTAAAATCTTTTTCTAATTGTACTTCTCCGATGTGTTTGTTCTTCTAATTGCATTACATTTCTGTTCTATAAACATCATAAATGACATGTATGAAATTCATTTACGTTGTTTTCCCTTTATCATGCATAATTGCAATTTGTTTGTAAAAAATTATAAACTGTAACGATCTCTCTATCATGACTTTTTGATGATCTCTCTATCATGACTTTTTGATCGGGTAGATTTGCATGATTCTATCCTGATCCATGATGACAATAGTCATTTCTCCCTAATAGTATGGCCAAACAAGATAATGCAGATGGTGTTTCTTGATGCCAGTTTGTTGTACACAACAACTGGAATCTAAAGTAAACAGAGTAATTGCAAGAAAAAGGCAAAACAGATTCAACAAGGTTCCGCAATGTGCTTAAATTTTCGGGGGCAGAGCGACTAAGTTTTTCATAGATAAGAGCCAGGCACAACAACACAATCCAAATTTCGTATAGCCAACCGTTGTCAACTTTTGGcataattattttaatttaagAAGAAAATGATCATTTGGCTTGGATATGCTGTGTGCTAATTTTTACAGCTCTATAAGTCTTCTATTTTGatatcttttttttttaatttttttttttacaatttaCTTAGTTTCCCCTTACAATTTCCATGTGCATTGGTGTTGATACTTTGTTAAAAATGATGATCAAGAATTCAATATGATGACAGCCACAGTGATTTATTTCAGAGTGGGACTGGGGTGGTTTCCCAAGTTGGTTATCTTCCATGAACCCATCCCCCATACCAAGATCATCTGATCCTGCTTTTCTTAAACTGGTATGCTATACTTATTATGCTTATGATAACATTGATCTACATTGCAACTAACTTCCTAATCACTAATCTTGTGGTTGGGTTTGTGTTTTATGTTTTTTCCTTCTAGATTTCTATCTCATATATAGCCGCATTATTCTCTTTTTATGTGGGAGTCTTACAATGCTCATTATTAATTGCATTACATTGGCTTAGTGAGTCCTGTGTCAACCCTACGACTTTTGGGTGAATCATTTCAGCTTGTGGAACCTACAACTGGTGAAGCCCTCACTGCTTGATAGTGATAGTTTATATGGTACTGGGGTGATGCTAAGAAATAAAGGTGCACCTTCACCCAGTCATAAGAGAGAGTGTTTAAACAAAATAGCCTGGAGGTCAAGATTGCTTTTACTTCCTTTCACTCTTTGGGCCAGCAGTTACCTCTGAAACAACCTCATTGGGGTCTTCTCTTAATATGCCACAGTCACAGGCTGTGCTTAACTAAATCAGTGTTTAGTAGTTATTTACTGGAAAGAAAAGGTGAATTTGTTTGTGGTTTCACTGTAACAACATGTTAGTGGTTTACAGGGAATAGGTTAAATAAACCCTTGTGATTGTTATGCTGATAGCTTTTTTGTAAGCAAATCTAAATTGTGCATCTAAAAACTTTGACATTCATTAAAACATTTATCTTCTTGAAAACATTTGTTGTACGTCTTTATGTGTTTATTCATTATTATTATTGAGGTTTGCACTTACTATAGTTTTTTATGTAAGGTTGAAAGATGGTGGGGCAAGCTGCTTCCGAAACTTGTTCCTCTCCTATATGACAATGGAGGCCCTATAATAATGGTTCAGGTATGTTGTTTTTTGGTAGAATTGGACAAATCTATTTGCCTGATTGACATTATTATACTAGATGTTTGCAAAGCATAAAGTATGTTCTGATTTCAGAAACAGAAAGTCTAGGTACTTATGTTGGAAAATGGAAGAATTCCCATACCAAAATTACAGGGGTTTGATGGAAAATGAGGAGTCATTATGTATAGTTAATGATGAGTATGACTCATATTAAGACAAAGAGGAACACAATATGTGGAAACTCCAAATGTGTGTTAGGCCCAACTTTTTGTTGTGGGTGGGTGACCGGGGAATGCGGGGGAGGTAGTCCCCGCGGTACGGTTAATGGGTATTATTGTAAACTGAGTCGtagtattatatatatatttcttGTAACACTGTGACCCTAATTTATCATAGAAATAAAAGGAACTATAGCTGCTCTATAGTCGCAGAGGTAGACACCATTGGCCGAACTGTTGCGTTAACAAAGATCAATCGTGTTCATTATCTTTTACTTTCGTTTCTCTTTAATCTTCTATACTGGTTGCTGTTCTAACAGTTAATGTGATATGTGTTAGAGGCAAACCACTAATACCTATTACTAATAGTCTGTGTCAACTGCTAATATTGTATGTTGAACTAGACTGATACAAGCCCAGACCACTAACATCACAAGACTCGAAAAACCATAAGAAGCCTAGGCAGTATTCTAACATTTTTCATTCTATTTGTTTCTCAAAAACTAAAATTATGTATCATCATCTGTTAGCATTTAGTTGAAGATAGTTTGTCTAAATACAAAGATATTCTCCTATTGTTGTGAGGTTTTAAATACTTGAATTCTGTGTTGGTTTAGGACTTAAAGTTTTTGTGTTTGAATATTTAAGATTTATGTAGTTCTTCTCTTTTGAATTTTAACCATTTATCTCATGAAAGGAGAAATAAATTAACATATGACATTGTTTGACACAGGTTGAAAATGAATATGGTTCATATGGAGATGATAAAGCATATCTCCAACACCTGATAACACTAGCTAGAGGTCATCTTGGGCATGATGCTATTCTGTATGTGCTTTTAAGTTTTTTAGGCCTATCTTTCATTGTTCTTGAACTGATGTATTCTGCTGTAATATGATTTAGAATTGTAGATCTTATAACAGAAGACTGTTGTTGAAATGGCCCACTCCCCCTCTTACCTGCACACACTTTTAGAGTGAGCTTCTTAAGGCTGAGATTGTCAAAGTCCCACATCCGCTAGATTTATGGCTAGGTGGTTTGTTAAGATCTCACGTTTGCTAGTTAAATGGCCGATGTACTTGTCATAAAGACTTGGGCAATCATTCTCCCATATTTCTAACATGATATTAGAGTCTATTCGAATCCCAATATTGGGCCACTCATATAGGTGTCTGAACACTATATGTCCAGTCCTGTCCTAGACTTGAAGGGCACATCAACTAGATGTAGCTAAATGAAAACGATATAAGATGATAGACTTGTATTCCAAATGCCTTAAGGTTTTGTGTGAAGATGTGACGTTAAGTTCCTAGTTGTGGTTTGTTACTTGGCCCATAGGTGCGCGTCCCTTTCTTTTGGGCTCCCTCAAAACTCCAGACAAGAGAGATAAATGAGATAATGTTCAATGGCAGCATTTTGTTAAGTGTAAGGTATTGAATTTTTGAATGGGTAGGTTGGTTTGAAGCTGCAACATGGAACTAAACTTCAACTTCTACTTTAATGTACAAGTATACCCCAAAAATCCCAAACCTAACCTGATTATGGTGAAATGTAATATCAAGGGCAGTCAGAGGAAGATCTACTTTCTTATTATTTTTTTGTGTTTCCTGTTGTCAGATACACTACAGATGGAGGGTCTAGAGAAAATCTTGAAAAAGGAACTATTCGTGGGGATAGTGTGTTTTCAGGTGAAATTCCAATATTATAAGTGATGTTAACAAGGTCTTACAAACATATATCTTCTCTAATCCAGCTCTTAAGGTCTTACAAACATATATCTTCTCTAATCCAGCTCTTTCTCTCCCTCCTTCCCGACATTAATCTTTTATTTCTTTAGTATCTCATTTTATTACATTAGGGGCGTTACATATTAGTTAATAGACTTATGTTGACATTTAACTACATATTTCTGTATAGTATGTGGTATCCATTGCTTTGACCATATTTGATTGTATAACCTAATGCATATTATCTTTTTATAGCTGTTGACTTCACTACCGGTGATGATCCTTGGCCCATATTCAAGTTACAGAAGGAGTTCAACGCCCCAGGAAAATCGCCACCTTTGTCAACGTAAGTTTATTAGTGTGGACTACTTTTTGTTTATTATTCTAGATACTAAAGAGTGCTTGTCTTATCAGCGAGTTTTACACTGGGTGGCTTACACATTGGGGAGAGAAAAATGCTAAGACTGATGCTGATTCCACAGCAGCTGCTCTTGAAGAAATTTTGAGAAAAAATGGTTCTGCAGTCCTATATGTCTGTCGCAACCTATGCCTTTGTACTGTTTGAAAACCACATTATGATTGATCCTTTTGAATTGGATCTTCTAATTTTCAGATGGCACATGGTGGTTCAAACTTCGGAT containing:
- the LOC127087364 gene encoding beta-galactosidase 17 isoform X1; translation: MILRPKKTNSGAPTLPAMAKNRSSKATILLIFISFIAFCAFVIVPVFAPLPSIQSRHHAHHSHPKKVHRKFEIADDMFWKDGEPFRIIGGDLHYFRVHPEYWEDRLLKAKALGLNTIQTYVPWNLHEPTPGKLVFEGFADIESFLNLCHKLDLLVMVRPGPYICAEWDWGGFPSWLSSMNPSPIPRSSDPAFLKLVERWWGKLLPKLVPLLYDNGGPIIMVQVENEYGSYGDDKAYLQHLITLARGHLGHDAILYTTDGGSRENLEKGTIRGDSVFSAVDFTTGDDPWPIFKLQKEFNAPGKSPPLSTEFYTGWLTHWGEKNAKTDADSTAAALEEILRKNGSAVLYMAHGGSNFGFYNGANTGANEADYKPDLTSYDYDAPIREAGDVDNSKFNAIRRVIARYSSVPLPSIPSDNKKATYGPIHLQRQSSLFDMFDFTNSSNAIKSKNPMSMENVGQFFGFLLYVTEYEARRGGRILSIPKVNDRAQVFISCSSEGRGARPTYVGTVERWLNKKLSLPEFQCHSNINLYILVENMGRVNYGPFIFDRKGILSSVYLDRNRLQGWRMFPIPLHNLNEVPNYNPIMQATYSAFSGISTSRKRLMNKSENTSKEPAFYSGHFFIGKSSQIKDTFLSFNNWGKGIVFVNDFNLGRYWPLKGPQCTLYVPAPVLKHGDNFLVILELESPDPKLVVHTVDEPDFTCGFNGMNIHRM